The region CGCACAACGCCTGGGGGTTCGTGCTGCTCCGAATCGCAGATGGTATCGGCGCAGCCATGATCTGGCCCAACGCCTTCGCAGCGGTGGGCGGCGCGGTGACGAAGGAGGAGCGGGCCGAGGCGCTGAGTGCCCTCAATATGTGCTACTGGTTGGGCATTGCTCTCGGGCCGTTCCTGGACGGGCTCGTCGTGAAGCTCACAGGGATGCGAGTGGCGTCCTTCTATCTCGTCGCACTGCTCTTCGCAGTCGCATCGTTTGTCGCGTGGCGCTGGGTGCCTGCCGACGGGCGACAGCAGTCCGTCGTGACGAGTGACGGAGTGGAAGAGCCGAACCACATCCCGAGGCCCGCAGAGCTGCTCGCCATCATGCGCGAGGTACCCGGTCACATGCTCCTCTCGATGCTTACCTTCGTTGGCATCGGATTCCCTACGACGATGGTAAAGCTCTATGCCCACAAGGCGCTGAAGATAACGGACCTCGAGTTCGGTGCCATCGTGCTGCCTGCCGCCATCGCTATGGCGGTACTTAGCATGCCGATGGGGCGCATGGTGGAGCGCGTGGGGCGTCCTGCGTCCGTGCGAATCGGGCTCCTTACCGGTGCCGCCGGGCTATGGATCATCGCCTTCACGTTGAACAAGTGGATTCTGGCGCTCGTTGGCTCGATCGTCGGCCTGGGGTTCATTCTGGCCATTCCGGCATGGCTCGCGCTGGTCAGCGACATAGACGAGAAGCGCCGGGGCTCCTTCCTTGGGGCAATCCAGACTGCGCAGGGTGTCGGAGCCGTGATCGGGGCGCCGCTGGGCGGCGTGCTGTTCGAGAAGGTGAGTCTGAACGCGCCGTTTGTGGGCACGGCTATCGCGCTCTCGGTCGCTGCGCTCGTCAGCTTCGTCGTTATCCGCGGTCCGCGGCCTTCGGCGCACGCCTAGAGGCCGGTGCTGATGGAGCCGGGAGCCGTCTCCCCGGGCGCGGTGGGGCCGCCCGACCCCGAGCCTGAGCCGAGGGGGCTGAGGTCGCCACCTTCCAAGTAAGGTCGGTCCGGACCCACTGCCCCAGGCGGGGGCTGGATGGTTGGTCTCGGCGTCGTTCCATCATCCAACGCGGGGGCTTCGAACCCGGCAGGCGGGCGCTCTGGTAGTCGCTCGGTGGCGCCGATGTCCGTCAGTGGCGCCTGGGAGGCGTCGGATTTCGGCGGTGCCTTCCCCGATTCCGGGATCTCCACCTTCGGGCGCATCTTCTCTATGTCAATCGGGGTGAGCTGGCCCGACTGCTCCTGGCAGCCAACGAGCCAGGCTGCCGCAAGCACCGCCGGGGCGAGTGTGACGAAGGCTTTCACACAGGGATTCTTGGCCGACGCGGGCTCCTAACCTAGGTTGCTCCCTGGGCCACGTC is a window of Fimbriimonadia bacterium DNA encoding:
- a CDS encoding MFS transporter, which produces MQSVEGFGASLPVWRRPRILSLLVIAVCAELGYAVLNISAMPPYLYLELGVSPKFIALIITVFLVSEAVFKQFMGHLGDRNGRRNMLVVAPVISVFTALMSAVTHNAWGFVLLRIADGIGAAMIWPNAFAAVGGAVTKEERAEALSALNMCYWLGIALGPFLDGLVVKLTGMRVASFYLVALLFAVASFVAWRWVPADGRQQSVVTSDGVEEPNHIPRPAELLAIMREVPGHMLLSMLTFVGIGFPTTMVKLYAHKALKITDLEFGAIVLPAAIAMAVLSMPMGRMVERVGRPASVRIGLLTGAAGLWIIAFTLNKWILALVGSIVGLGFILAIPAWLALVSDIDEKRRGSFLGAIQTAQGVGAVIGAPLGGVLFEKVSLNAPFVGTAIALSVAALVSFVVIRGPRPSAHA